Proteins from a genomic interval of Kitasatospora kifunensis:
- a CDS encoding sensor histidine kinase, with product MSARGGEMDIWCSAGRTRGAALRAALRGWSPYRQARLLVQHGTADSAGTAGSAGTAGSAGTADSVGSGLHRARSFMVLATLLYRVSHLVGGFLVLTQHHLDGAVCWVVLGAAVLSSVLVYRGALSGGWFAARPVWLDVLFCGCVLPFVAVAWGGEREPAAIAWILLLGSSASATAAVTLERGWLGGALALLVAAHLTVCQTVGASAAVLGGDLNSMASSAVLAWVFWWYLRRQGQLLESANARALAAEAHKARYAERLEHHRALHDTVLATLTAIAGGGIDANTPLVRERCAREAAYLRRLIQRTADEEDHPQVGAALEEAVRSAESLSLRVTAQYHNLPEVPAEVAGALGDAVTEALNNVLRHAGTGHAYLTATGSPGRVLVTVVDRGAGFDPEGVVHGLGLRRSVHARLSEVGGRADVDSSPGEGTCVELRWPG from the coding sequence ATGAGTGCCCGGGGCGGGGAGATGGACATCTGGTGTTCGGCGGGTCGTACGCGTGGCGCCGCGTTGCGCGCGGCACTTCGCGGGTGGTCGCCGTACCGCCAGGCAAGGCTCCTCGTCCAACACGGCACGGCGGACAGCGCGGGCACAGCAGGTAGCGCGGGCACAGCAGGCAGCGCGGGCACGGCGGACAGCGTGGGCTCGGGCCTGCACCGGGCCCGCTCGTTCATGGTGCTGGCGACGCTGCTCTACCGGGTGAGTCACCTGGTGGGCGGTTTCCTCGTGTTGACCCAACACCACCTGGACGGCGCGGTGTGCTGGGTGGTCCTCGGCGCCGCCGTCCTCTCCAGCGTCCTGGTCTATCGCGGGGCGCTGTCCGGCGGCTGGTTCGCCGCCCGACCGGTGTGGCTGGATGTGTTGTTCTGCGGTTGCGTGTTGCCGTTCGTCGCAGTCGCCTGGGGCGGGGAGCGGGAGCCCGCCGCCATCGCCTGGATCCTGTTGCTGGGCAGTTCGGCGAGCGCGACCGCTGCCGTCACCCTGGAGCGAGGCTGGCTCGGCGGGGCGCTGGCGCTGCTGGTGGCAGCACATCTGACGGTATGTCAGACGGTCGGAGCGAGCGCCGCCGTGCTCGGCGGCGACCTCAACTCGATGGCCTCCTCAGCGGTCCTGGCCTGGGTGTTCTGGTGGTACCTGCGCCGCCAGGGCCAGTTGCTGGAGAGCGCCAACGCGCGGGCGCTGGCCGCGGAGGCACACAAGGCCCGGTACGCCGAGCGGCTGGAGCACCACCGGGCGCTGCACGACACGGTGTTGGCCACCCTCACCGCGATCGCCGGTGGCGGCATCGACGCGAACACCCCACTGGTCCGCGAGCGTTGTGCCCGGGAGGCCGCCTACCTGCGGCGGTTGATCCAGCGGACCGCGGACGAGGAGGACCACCCGCAGGTCGGCGCGGCGTTGGAGGAGGCCGTCCGCTCGGCCGAGAGCCTCAGCCTGCGGGTCACCGCCCAGTACCACAACCTGCCCGAGGTGCCGGCCGAGGTCGCCGGTGCGCTCGGCGACGCGGTCACCGAGGCGCTCAACAACGTGCTGCGGCACGCCGGTACCGGGCACGCGTACCTGACGGCCACCGGGAGCCCGGGCCGGGTGCTGGTCACCGTGGTCGACCGGGGCGCGGGATTCGATCCGGAGGGCGTCGTGCACGGTCTGGGGCTGCGCCGCTCGGTGCACGCCCGGTTGTCCGAGGTCGGCGGTCGGGCCGACGTGGACAGCTCGCCCGGCGAGGGCACCTGCGTCGAGCTGAGGTGGCCCGGATGA
- a CDS encoding RNA-guided endonuclease InsQ/TnpB family protein, translated as MHLRYSYRLYPTAGQRQALARTFGCARVVFNDALAVRKAAWQADRSRIALGALAKAVITDAKRTAERAWLAAVSVDALQSSLRDLDAAYRNFFDAVSGKRRGGGRVGLPVFKSRKDGRQSIRFSRNGFRLRDNGKLNLAKIGDVRVKWSRKLPTDPSSVTIVLDSAGRYHASFVVDVEPDVLPELDAEVGIDLGLTTYAVLSDGTAIDNPRFLRKAEKRLKAAQRELSRKAKGSKNRAKARIKVAKAHAKVADTRKDWLHKQTTRIIRETQAIYLEDLNVRGLGRGRLAKSVHDAGWSTFRRMLEEKAARYGRHVGILHRTFPSSQLCSACGHRDGPKPLAVRTWTCGACGVPHDRDLNAARNILAAGQADRLNAPGGPVRPGVAIPRQARPVERGTHRNATDMGRKPRADGAAGIPAL; from the coding sequence GTGCATCTTCGGTACTCGTATCGCCTGTATCCGACGGCCGGTCAGCGTCAGGCGCTGGCCCGGACGTTCGGTTGTGCTCGGGTGGTGTTCAACGATGCACTGGCCGTACGGAAGGCCGCCTGGCAGGCGGATCGGTCGCGGATCGCGCTGGGTGCGCTGGCGAAGGCGGTGATCACGGATGCAAAGCGGACGGCCGAGCGGGCGTGGCTGGCCGCGGTGTCAGTGGACGCGCTGCAGTCCTCCCTTCGTGATCTCGACGCCGCGTACCGCAACTTCTTCGACGCGGTGTCGGGAAAGCGGCGCGGTGGTGGCCGGGTGGGTCTGCCGGTGTTCAAGTCGCGCAAGGACGGCCGGCAGTCGATCCGGTTCAGTCGCAACGGGTTCCGGCTCCGGGACAACGGGAAGCTGAACCTGGCGAAGATCGGCGACGTACGGGTGAAGTGGTCCCGCAAGCTGCCTACCGACCCGTCGTCGGTGACGATCGTGCTGGACTCGGCAGGGCGCTACCACGCGTCGTTCGTCGTCGATGTGGAACCGGACGTGCTGCCCGAGCTGGATGCCGAGGTGGGTATCGACCTGGGCCTGACCACCTATGCCGTCCTGTCGGACGGCACGGCGATCGACAACCCCCGTTTCCTGCGCAAGGCCGAGAAGCGGCTCAAGGCCGCGCAGCGGGAGCTGTCCCGCAAGGCCAAGGGCTCCAAGAACCGGGCCAAGGCCCGCATCAAGGTCGCCAAGGCGCACGCCAAGGTGGCCGACACCCGCAAGGACTGGCTGCACAAGCAGACGACCAGGATTATTCGCGAAACTCAAGCGATCTACCTGGAAGACCTGAACGTGCGCGGCCTGGGACGTGGCCGGCTGGCCAAGTCCGTCCACGACGCTGGCTGGTCCACCTTCCGCCGCATGCTGGAGGAGAAAGCCGCCCGCTACGGGCGCCATGTCGGGATCCTGCACCGTACGTTCCCCTCCTCCCAGCTCTGCTCCGCGTGCGGGCACCGCGACGGACCCAAGCCCCTCGCGGTCCGCACATGGACCTGTGGTGCGTGCGGTGTGCCGCATGACCGTGACCTCAACGCTGCTCGAAACATCCTGGCCGCCGGGCAGGCGGACAGGCTAAACGCCCCCGGAGGGCCGGTCAGACCAGGCGTGGCAATCCCACGCCAGGCACGGCCCGTTGAACGGGGAACCCACCGGAACGCCACCGATATGGGGCGCAAGCCCCGTGCCGACGGCGCGGCCGGAATCCCCGCGCTTTAG
- a CDS encoding C1 family peptidase: MKKNSFSRAVAVLAIAGAFSTAMVSVADAAPTHRAHHHHFALGAQLDHPTQARMHSALAPHATKDVPASVDLSNYLPQVGDQGQVGSCVAWAIDYSAIGIMEAEQGIAGAPHAPMYTYAQIAQGNDQGSYASQHFDILTTQGLDTKADYWQGDFDYTTQPDANETANAANWKLSGYTQLDTGSALVNEVKSSLAQGEPVVFAFNVYQSLEDIDATTAGNYTYYPTADELAGQPLGGHEVAIVGYNDQGVKIANSWGSSWGDNGYFTVPWNFVTDQIQEADAVGQMIATGSGVH; encoded by the coding sequence GTGAAGAAGAACTCCTTCTCCCGCGCCGTCGCAGTCCTGGCGATAGCGGGCGCGTTCAGCACGGCGATGGTCTCGGTCGCCGACGCGGCCCCCACGCACCGTGCGCACCACCACCACTTCGCGCTCGGCGCGCAGTTGGACCACCCGACCCAGGCCCGGATGCACAGCGCGCTCGCCCCGCACGCCACCAAGGACGTGCCGGCAAGCGTGGACCTGAGCAACTACCTGCCCCAGGTGGGCGACCAGGGCCAGGTCGGCTCCTGCGTGGCGTGGGCCATCGACTACTCCGCGATCGGCATCATGGAGGCCGAGCAGGGCATCGCGGGCGCCCCGCACGCGCCGATGTACACCTACGCGCAGATCGCCCAGGGCAACGACCAGGGCAGCTACGCCAGTCAGCACTTCGACATCCTGACCACACAGGGTCTGGACACCAAGGCCGACTACTGGCAGGGCGACTTCGACTACACCACCCAGCCCGACGCCAACGAGACCGCGAACGCGGCCAACTGGAAGCTGTCCGGCTACACGCAGCTGGACACCGGCAGCGCCCTGGTCAACGAGGTCAAGAGCTCGCTCGCGCAGGGCGAGCCCGTGGTCTTCGCCTTCAACGTGTACCAGAGCCTGGAGGACATCGACGCCACCACCGCCGGCAACTACACCTACTACCCGACCGCCGACGAGCTGGCCGGGCAGCCGCTGGGCGGCCACGAGGTGGCCATCGTCGGCTACAACGACCAGGGCGTGAAGATCGCCAACTCCTGGGGCAGCTCGTGGGGTGACAACGGTTACTTCACCGTGCCGTGGAACTTCGTCACCGACCAGATCCAGGAGGCTGACGCGGTCGGCCAGATGATCGCCACCGGATCCGGCGTGCACTGA
- a CDS encoding GntT/GntP/DsdX family permease, whose translation MMAASASSSALLAQAASTTTGKAVATAWTGHDTWLLAVVGISIALVVVLISWLKVHAFLALMVGAFAVSLLSGEAIQKVADSFTTGLGNITGKVGILIILGAVLGRLMADSGGIDQIVTTLTRAVGPRGLPWAVTLVACLVGLSMFFEVGFVLLVPLVLQIAKRADYPVLRVGIPAMAGLATVHALVPPHPGVLVAITAVHASVGLTLVYGLIVAVPCAIVVGPLFTAYAWPRVEAVIPEAALAAFTTDTARGESDDTTPRRLPRFSVTIATVLLPIALMMLKAGCDTFHWAHGTLYTVLEFLGTPVVSLLVAVLVALGSFGYAVGASRQQVQASLSRSFPPIAGVLVIVGAGGGYSQALADSGVNAAIGQAAGRLHIPLLLLAWLVAALMRTATGSGTVATVAAAGIIGPMAHGLGSTQAALLALALGSGAAFLGHVNDASFWMFKEYFGLSVGGTLRTWTVAHTLLSLTSFAGVLVLNAALG comes from the coding sequence ATGATGGCAGCGTCGGCATCATCGTCCGCACTGCTCGCACAAGCCGCGAGCACGACCACGGGCAAAGCCGTGGCCACCGCCTGGACCGGCCACGACACGTGGCTGCTGGCCGTGGTCGGGATATCGATCGCGCTGGTCGTGGTCCTGATCAGCTGGCTGAAGGTGCACGCCTTCCTGGCCCTGATGGTCGGTGCTTTCGCCGTTTCGCTGCTCTCCGGAGAAGCGATCCAAAAGGTCGCGGATTCCTTTACCACCGGTCTTGGGAACATCACCGGAAAAGTCGGCATCCTGATCATTCTGGGCGCGGTCCTCGGCCGGCTGATGGCGGATTCCGGGGGCATCGACCAGATCGTGACCACGCTCACCAGAGCCGTCGGCCCGAGGGGTCTGCCGTGGGCCGTCACCCTGGTCGCCTGCCTGGTCGGGTTGTCGATGTTCTTCGAGGTCGGCTTCGTGCTGCTGGTGCCGCTGGTGCTGCAGATCGCCAAGCGGGCCGACTACCCCGTGCTGCGGGTCGGTATCCCCGCGATGGCCGGGCTCGCCACCGTGCACGCGCTGGTGCCGCCGCACCCCGGTGTCCTGGTCGCGATCACCGCCGTGCACGCCTCGGTGGGCCTCACGCTGGTCTACGGGCTGATCGTTGCCGTGCCGTGCGCGATCGTGGTGGGCCCGCTGTTCACCGCCTACGCCTGGCCGCGGGTCGAGGCCGTGATCCCCGAGGCCGCGCTGGCCGCTTTCACCACGGACACCGCCCGTGGTGAAAGCGACGACACCACACCGCGCCGGCTGCCGCGTTTCTCGGTGACGATCGCCACCGTGCTGCTGCCGATCGCCCTGATGATGCTCAAGGCCGGCTGCGACACCTTCCACTGGGCCCACGGCACGCTCTACACCGTGCTGGAGTTCCTCGGCACGCCGGTGGTCTCGCTGCTGGTGGCGGTCCTGGTGGCGCTGGGCAGCTTCGGCTACGCGGTGGGCGCCTCGCGCCAGCAGGTCCAGGCCTCGCTCTCGCGCTCGTTCCCGCCGATCGCCGGGGTGCTGGTGATCGTCGGCGCGGGCGGCGGCTACTCGCAGGCACTGGCCGACTCGGGCGTCAACGCCGCGATCGGCCAGGCCGCGGGGCGCCTGCACATCCCGCTGCTGCTGCTCGCCTGGCTGGTGGCCGCGCTGATGCGCACGGCGACCGGCTCCGGCACGGTGGCCACCGTCGCGGCGGCCGGCATCATCGGCCCGATGGCGCACGGCCTCGGCTCCACCCAGGCGGCACTGCTCGCGCTGGCGCTCGGCTCGGGGGCGGCCTTCCTCGGCCACGTCAACGACGCCTCGTTCTGGATGTTCAAGGAGTACTTCGGACTCTCGGTCGGCGGCACGCTGCGGACCTGGACGGTGGCCCACACGCTGCTCTCGCTGACCTCCTTCGCGGGGGTGCTGGTCCTCAACGCGGCGCTCGGGTAG
- a CDS encoding cytochrome P450 codes for MATEASLAPASPTSPASPGRPIPELDPAVVARWQAGGGELVELLTQVREQLGGVAAVRLGAKPTVLVTDPQAVQHVLAQHPDRYVKRSHRARVLIGDGVLSATGDAWKRQRRLLQAQFTGTGMRRWEERITAAARTTAERWADYAHTGQQFDLGEEMRRFALDSIWRALTGHPLDDATERELATVGTVVSALPTLPAGVIDAREAVAAELARIDAVAERATAAARQGAGPDGAGLLHVLLDAATERPEYTDRLIRDELVTLLLAGHETTATTLTWLYLLLDSHPAAREQALAAGPADSPQRREAVQALVHETLRLYPSAWLLPRYATADDTLAGYAIAADTDVLVCPYLTHRDPELWPEPEHFDPRRFTTPGNRPTSTGSYLPFGLGPRACLGLQFALRESTVLLEHLLPAHTVTFHAIPAKAAYSITVRPDGPTPVTLG; via the coding sequence ATGGCCACCGAAGCCAGTCTCGCCCCCGCCTCGCCGACCTCCCCCGCCTCGCCGGGCCGTCCGATCCCCGAGCTCGACCCCGCCGTGGTGGCGCGCTGGCAGGCCGGGGGAGGGGAGCTGGTCGAGCTGCTGACACAGGTCCGCGAGCAGCTCGGCGGTGTCGCCGCCGTTCGCCTGGGGGCGAAGCCCACCGTCCTGGTCACCGATCCGCAGGCGGTCCAGCACGTGCTCGCCCAGCACCCGGACCGCTACGTCAAACGCTCGCACCGCGCCCGCGTGCTGATCGGCGACGGCGTGCTGTCCGCCACCGGTGACGCCTGGAAGCGGCAACGGCGTCTGCTGCAAGCCCAGTTCACCGGCACTGGGATGCGCCGCTGGGAAGAGCGGATCACCGCGGCGGCCCGCACGACCGCCGAGCGCTGGGCCGACTACGCCCACACCGGGCAGCAATTCGACCTGGGCGAGGAGATGCGCCGGTTCGCCCTGGACAGCATCTGGCGCGCCCTCACCGGACACCCCCTGGACGACGCCACCGAGCGTGAACTCGCCACCGTCGGCACTGTGGTGTCCGCCCTGCCGACCCTGCCCGCCGGCGTGATCGACGCCCGGGAGGCGGTTGCCGCCGAACTGGCCAGGATCGACGCGGTGGCCGAGCGCGCCACTGCGGCCGCCCGCCAGGGCGCGGGCCCCGACGGCGCGGGCCTGCTGCACGTCCTGCTGGACGCGGCCACCGAGCGACCCGAGTACACCGACCGGTTGATCCGCGACGAACTCGTCACCCTGCTGCTGGCCGGCCACGAGACCACGGCCACCACCCTGACCTGGCTCTACCTGCTGCTCGACAGCCACCCCGCCGCCCGCGAACAGGCGCTCGCCGCCGGGCCCGCCGACTCGCCGCAACGCCGGGAGGCCGTCCAGGCGTTGGTCCACGAGACGCTCCGGCTCTACCCGTCCGCCTGGCTGCTGCCCCGCTACGCCACCGCGGACGACACGCTGGCCGGTTATGCCATCGCGGCCGACACCGACGTGCTGGTCTGCCCCTACCTCACCCACCGCGATCCCGAACTGTGGCCGGAGCCGGAGCACTTCGACCCCCGGCGGTTCACCACGCCGGGGAACCGTCCCACCAGCACCGGCAGTTACCTGCCGTTCGGCCTCGGTCCCCGGGCCTGCCTCGGCCTGCAGTTCGCGCTGCGCGAGTCGACCGTCCTGCTCGAACACCTGCTGCCCGCCCATACGGTGACCTTCCACGCCATCCCCGCCAAGGCCGCCTACAGCATCACCGTCCGCCCGGACGGTCCGACTCCGGTCACCCTCGGCTGA
- a CDS encoding thioesterase II family protein, whose protein sequence is MNSTLLLCLPHAGAGPSFFLPWKSLAPAGLDIAPAALPGREERFTEPPLDRVAQAVEDLLPWVREQAAGYDRVALFGHGLGAVLAFEVAGRLAGEPTIPLRGLFLSGSAGPASRDRLDAAGLPDAEFMDRVEQALGYRHPALDNPVLRERLLPTLRADHAMHERYRPSARGRLRVPITAIRGADDQLIAADRLAEWRDCTTGDFQLACLPGGHMYLLDFPAALLGLIDSRLRGAVRSVR, encoded by the coding sequence ATGAACTCCACACTTCTTCTGTGCCTTCCGCATGCGGGCGCGGGCCCCTCGTTCTTCCTGCCGTGGAAGTCACTGGCGCCGGCCGGCCTGGACATCGCACCGGCCGCGCTGCCCGGTCGGGAGGAACGTTTCACCGAGCCGCCGCTGGACCGGGTGGCGCAGGCCGTCGAGGACCTGCTGCCGTGGGTCCGCGAACAGGCCGCGGGCTACGACCGCGTGGCGCTGTTCGGGCATGGCCTGGGCGCCGTGCTCGCCTTCGAGGTGGCAGGGCGGCTGGCCGGCGAACCCACGATCCCACTGCGGGGTCTGTTCCTGAGCGGATCGGCCGGGCCCGCGAGCCGGGACCGTCTCGACGCCGCCGGTCTGCCGGACGCGGAGTTCATGGACCGGGTCGAGCAGGCCCTGGGGTACCGCCACCCAGCGCTCGACAACCCGGTGCTGCGGGAGCGGCTGCTGCCGACGCTGCGGGCCGACCACGCGATGCACGAGCGCTACCGCCCCTCGGCGCGCGGCAGACTGAGAGTCCCGATCACGGCGATCCGCGGTGCGGACGACCAGTTGATCGCCGCCGACCGCCTGGCCGAGTGGCGCGACTGCACCACCGGCGACTTCCAGCTCGCCTGCCTGCCCGGTGGACACATGTACCTGCTCGACTTCCCCGCGGCACTGCTCGGCCTCATCGACAGCCGTCTGAGAGGCGCCGTCAGATCCGTTCGGTAG
- a CDS encoding response regulator transcription factor, whose protein sequence is MITVSVVDDDRMLLDGMRSWLKDVPGLRLLATAATVNELLDTPTGIPTGIPTGIPTGTSTGTPTGAPARSEPDAGRPAVVLLDLVLRDDSAPADNIRRLRAAGSRVLVISTVPERGRILAALAAGADGYLTKDNDLTTLVTAIEEVAAGGTALSPELAFACAHDDSPGRPRLSPKELRILLDYASGMTLKSAARRAGITPNTAKDYLDRVKAKYQQAGRPTYTKIDLAQRVREDGLGAPTP, encoded by the coding sequence ATGATCACGGTCTCGGTGGTGGACGACGACCGGATGCTGCTCGACGGGATGCGCTCCTGGCTGAAGGACGTGCCGGGCCTGCGGCTGCTGGCCACCGCCGCCACGGTGAACGAGCTGCTCGACACCCCAACGGGCATCCCAACGGGCATCCCGACGGGCATCCCAACGGGTACCTCAACGGGCACCCCGACCGGGGCCCCTGCCAGGTCCGAGCCCGACGCCGGGAGGCCGGCCGTGGTCCTGCTCGACCTGGTGCTCAGGGACGACTCCGCGCCCGCCGACAACATCCGGCGGCTGCGCGCGGCCGGCAGCCGGGTCCTGGTGATCAGCACCGTGCCGGAGCGCGGGCGGATCCTCGCCGCCCTCGCGGCGGGCGCCGACGGGTATCTGACCAAGGACAACGACCTGACGACGCTGGTGACCGCCATCGAAGAGGTCGCGGCGGGCGGCACCGCGCTCTCCCCGGAGTTGGCCTTCGCCTGCGCGCACGACGACAGCCCAGGGCGGCCCCGGCTGTCGCCCAAGGAGCTGCGGATCCTGCTCGACTACGCCTCGGGGATGACCCTCAAGTCCGCGGCCCGGCGCGCGGGCATCACACCGAACACGGCCAAGGACTACCTGGACCGGGTCAAGGCCAAGTACCAGCAGGCGGGCCGACCCACCTACACGAAGATCGACCTGGCCCAGCGGGTACGCGAGGACGGTCTCGGCGCCCCAACCCCCTAG
- the asnB gene encoding asparagine synthase (glutamine-hydrolyzing), which yields MSGIAGWVDFEREVARERHAVLAMTAALAGRGPHGDGLWACPRAVLGQRGTGAVNEYEGGRPVVVAEQGRPVAVISYDGSVSNAARLRRQLTDAGEHFSCGSEAEVVLRAYLRWGTAGVQRLEGMFAFAIWDLRVSQLILVRDRMGIKPLTYQPLEAGVLFGSEPKAVLAHPLAEARVDADGLRAVLTAIKVPGRSVFRGLREVAPGHLVKVGVSGIHTEPYWQLRPRPHTEDLDETVDTVRRLLTTAVTSAMAGEPAAGILLSGGLDSSAMAALAASQAAAGEVLRTFTVGIGANACSVPDSPYVSQVVEHLGTQHLEASFDPQALTDPVVRTAVLTAKDLPTPYGDKNITPYLFFRSVGEHVKVALSGEAADTVFGGFAWADDPSVVQAEMFPWLTVARQLGLEHGIGAGLLDPALLKWLDLDTYCTEQYHGAIAEVEHLPDSHGLERRMRELSYLHLTRWLDPLLLHSERLGTAGALEIRFPFCDHRLVEYMYNTPWAMKSHCGRERSLLRSVVRELLPPTILARPKTPFPVTYDDGYKTHLRDSLAAVLADPHAPVAALLDTKAARAVVEDPRLIDRGGWLGRADVEMALQLNTWLDRYGIRLVL from the coding sequence GTGTCCGGGATCGCAGGCTGGGTGGACTTCGAGCGGGAGGTGGCGCGCGAGCGGCACGCCGTCCTCGCCATGACGGCCGCACTGGCCGGGCGCGGCCCGCACGGGGACGGGCTCTGGGCCTGTCCGCGCGCGGTGCTCGGACAGCGCGGCACCGGCGCGGTGAACGAGTACGAGGGCGGCAGGCCGGTGGTGGTGGCGGAGCAGGGCCGTCCGGTGGCGGTCATCAGCTACGACGGCTCGGTCTCCAACGCGGCCAGGCTGCGCCGGCAGTTGACCGACGCCGGTGAGCACTTCAGCTGCGGCAGCGAGGCCGAGGTGGTGTTGCGCGCCTACCTCCGCTGGGGGACGGCGGGTGTGCAGCGGCTGGAGGGCATGTTCGCGTTCGCCATCTGGGACCTGCGTGTCAGTCAGTTGATACTCGTCAGGGATCGAATGGGTATCAAGCCATTGACATACCAGCCCCTGGAGGCCGGCGTCCTCTTCGGCTCCGAGCCCAAGGCGGTCCTCGCGCACCCGCTGGCCGAGGCCCGGGTGGACGCCGACGGACTGCGCGCCGTGTTGACGGCGATCAAGGTACCCGGGCGTAGCGTCTTCCGCGGCCTGCGCGAGGTGGCGCCCGGTCACCTCGTCAAGGTGGGCGTGTCCGGCATCCACACCGAGCCGTACTGGCAGCTGCGCCCGCGCCCGCACACCGAGGACCTGGACGAGACGGTGGACACCGTGCGCCGGCTGCTGACCACCGCCGTCACGTCGGCCATGGCGGGCGAGCCCGCTGCCGGAATCCTGCTCTCCGGTGGCCTGGACTCCAGCGCCATGGCCGCCCTGGCAGCAAGCCAGGCCGCGGCGGGCGAGGTGCTACGGACGTTCACCGTCGGGATCGGTGCGAACGCGTGCAGCGTGCCGGACAGCCCCTACGTCTCACAGGTGGTGGAGCACCTGGGCACCCAGCACCTCGAAGCCTCGTTCGACCCCCAGGCGCTCACCGACCCGGTGGTGCGCACCGCGGTGCTGACGGCCAAGGACCTGCCGACGCCCTACGGGGACAAGAACATCACGCCCTACCTCTTCTTCCGCTCGGTGGGCGAGCACGTCAAGGTGGCGCTCTCCGGCGAGGCGGCCGACACCGTGTTCGGCGGGTTCGCCTGGGCCGACGACCCGAGCGTGGTGCAGGCCGAGATGTTCCCGTGGCTGACGGTGGCGCGACAGCTCGGCCTCGAACACGGCATCGGCGCCGGTCTGCTGGACCCGGCGCTGCTCAAGTGGCTGGACCTGGACACGTACTGCACCGAGCAGTACCACGGCGCGATCGCCGAGGTCGAGCACCTGCCGGATTCCCATGGACTCGAACGCCGGATGCGCGAGCTCTCCTACCTGCACCTGACCAGGTGGCTGGACCCGCTGCTGCTGCACTCCGAGCGGCTGGGCACCGCGGGTGCCTTGGAGATCCGGTTCCCGTTCTGCGACCACCGGTTGGTGGAGTACATGTACAACACCCCCTGGGCGATGAAGTCCCACTGCGGCCGGGAGAGGAGCCTGCTGCGCTCGGTGGTCCGCGAGTTGCTGCCGCCCACGATCCTGGCCCGACCCAAGACCCCCTTCCCGGTGACCTACGACGACGGCTACAAGACGCACCTGCGCGACTCGCTCGCCGCCGTCCTGGCCGACCCGCACGCCCCCGTCGCGGCCCTGCTCGACACCAAGGCCGCGCGGGCCGTCGTCGAGGACCCGAGGCTGATCGACCGCGGCGGCTGGCTCGGTCGAGCCGACGTCGAGATGGCCCTCCAGCTCAACACCTGGCTCGACCGGTACGGGATCCGCCTGGTGCTCTGA